A single region of the Epinephelus fuscoguttatus linkage group LG14, E.fuscoguttatus.final_Chr_v1 genome encodes:
- the LOC125901259 gene encoding leucine-rich repeat and fibronectin type-III domain-containing protein 2: protein MDKVVISLLLLGTAVTMVHACPKYCVCQNLSESLGTLCPSKGLLFVPPDIDRRTVELRLGGNFILKVTTQDFANMTGLVDLTLSRNTISAIQSFSFIDLETLRSLHLDSNRLTELGPDDLRGLVNLQHLILNNNQLSRISSAAFDDLLLTLEDLDLSYNNLRSVPWEAIRKMVNLHQMSLDHNLIAFIAEGTFTDLDKLARLDLTSNRLQKLPPDPIFARSQSNVVMSTPYAPPLSLSFGGNPLHCNCEVLWLRRLEREDDMETCASPASLKGRYFWSVREEEFVCEPPLITQHTHKLLVLEGQTASLRCKAVGDPMPTVHWVAPDDRLISNSSRATVYENGTLDITITTSKDYGTFTCIAANAAGESTASIELSIIQLPHLNNGTNRTTQSKSGLSDITSSTKISKGEPKPLPEKVVSVSEVTAVSALVKWTVSKSTPKVKMYQLQYNCSEDEVLIYRMIPMNNRAFVVTNLVPGMQYDLCVLAIWDDTATTLTATNIVGCVQFITREDYPQCQSLHSGFLGGTMILVIGGIIVATLLVFIIILMVRYKVTSGIQTNKLPTVSNTYSQTNGGLNRFNGAPPQVKSTVVVMREEMVEFKCGSLQSSLSSSSSSSNSLDSQTGRGTGDRYSMQGSECSTLPSSKFRRHRHGAKARQNLDHLLGAFTSLELRGVARDHHGAPGSATTSNAMMTVAMVPPSDKEPLLGRAESTTMLGRLLGMPQEGKPKRSHSFDMGHVGAAQCRSNYPRRISNIWTKRSLSVNGMLLQYDDSEDEKPTFESSEWVMESTV from the exons ATGGACAAAGTGGTCATCAGTCTCCTGCTTCTGGGAACCGCAGTTACGATGGTCCATGCATGTCCCAAATACTGTGTCTGCCAGAATCTCTCTGAGTCTCTGGGGACTCTGTGCCCCTCCAAAGGTCTGCTCTTCGTCCCACCGGACATTGACCGGCGAACTGTGGAGCTACGGCTGGGCGGCAACTTCATCCTCAAGGTCACCACTCAGGACTTTGCCAATATGACAGGTCTGGTTGATCTCACCTTGTCTCGCAACACCATCAGCGCCATCCAGTCTTTCTCTTTCATCGACCTGGAGACCCTCAGATCGCTGCACCTCGACAGTAACCGGTTGACTGAGCTGGGACCGGATGACCTCCGAGGGCTGGTCAACCTGCAGCACCTGATCCTCAACAACAATCAGCTAAGTCGGATCTCCAGCGCAGCCTTTGATGACTTGTTATTGACACTGGAGGATCTGGATTTGTCATATAACAACTTGCGCAGTGTGCCTTGGGAAGCCATCCGCAAGATGGTCAACCTCCATCAGATGAGTCTGGATCATAACCTCATCGCCTTCATTGCAGAGGGGACTTTTACAGATCTGGATAAACTGGCCCGCTTGGACCTCACCTCCAACCGTCTCCAAAAGCTCCCTCCAGACCCCATCTTTGCGCGCTCTCAGAGCAATGTTGTAATGAGCACTCCTTATGCACCTCCTCTCTCTCTAAGCTTTGGCGGGAACCCATTGCACTGCAACTGTGAAGTGCTTTGGCTTCGAAGACTAGAGCGTGAGGATGACATGGAAACCTGCGCTTCTCCTGCTAGTCTAAAGGGGCGCTACTTTTGGTCTGTTCGTGAAGAGGAGTTTGTTTGTGAGCCCCCTCTGATCACGCAACATACACACAAGTTGCTAGTGCTGGAAGGCCAAACGGCTAGCCTGCGCTGCAAAGCAGTCGGTGATCCAATGCCAACTGTGCATTGGGTTGCTCCTGATGACCGCTTGATCAGCAACTCCTCCCGAGCAACGGTCTACGAAAATGGCACCCTGGACATTACAATCACCACATCCAAGGATTACGGGACCTTTACTTGCATTGCTGCCAATGCTGCTGGAGAATCTACAGCCTCCATTGAGCTGTCAATCATTCAACTCCCCCATCTGAATAATGGTACAAACCGTACCACACAGTCCAAGTCAGGGCTTTCGGACATAACTAGCTCTACTAAGATCAGCAAAGGGGAGCCTAAACCTTTACCAGAGAAGGTGGTGTCTGTGTCAGAAGTGACTGCCGTTTCTGCTCTGGTCAAGTGGACTGTAAGCAAATCAACTCCAAAGGTCAAAATGTATCAGCTTCAGTACAATTGTTCAGAGGATGAAGTTCTCATTTATAG GATGATTCCCATGAATAACAGAGCCTTTGTAGTCACAAATCTTGTCCCAGGGATGCAGTATGACCTGTGTGTCTTGGCCATCTGGGATGACACCGCCACCACCCTCACCGCCACAAACATTGTAGGCTGTGTCCAGTTTATCACCAGGGAGGACTACCCACAGTGCCAGTCTCTCCACAGTGGCTTCCTGGGTGGCACTATGATCCTGGTCATTGGTGGCATCATCGTGGCCACATTGCTCGtgttcatcatcatcctcatggTGCGATATAAGGTGACAAGTGGCATCCAGACTAATAAATTACCCACTGTGAGCAACACCTACTCACAGACCAATGGGGGGTTGAACCGGTTCAACGGTGCTCCACCACAGGTCAAATCTACGGTGGTGGTCATGCGTGAGGAAATGGTAGAGTTCAAGTGTGGATCCCTCCAGAGCAGtctctcctcatcatcatcctcttctAACTCATTAGATAGCCAAACAGGAAGGGGGACTGGCGACCGCTACAGCATGCAGGGCAGTGAATGCAGCACTCTGCCCAGCAGCAAGTTCAGGAGGCACAGGCATGGCGCCAAAGCACGGCAAAACCTGGACCACCTTTTAGGGGCTTTCACCTCACTGGAGCTGAGAGGAGTAGCAAGGGACCACCATGGGGCTCCTGGCTCCGCCACCACTTCCAATGCTATGATGACGGTGGCCATGGTGCCCCCGTCCGATAAAGAACCCCTGCTCGGGAGGGCAGAGTCCACCACCATGCTGGGGCGTCTACTAGGGATGCCCCAGGAGGGTAAGCCCAAGAGGAGCCACTCGTTTGACATGGGTCACGTTGGGGCTGCACAGTGTCGCAGCAACTACCCTCGCAGGATCAGTAACATCTGGACTAAGCGCAGTCTGTCTGTTAACGGCATGCTGCTGCAGTATGATGACAGTGAGGATGAGAAGCCCACTTTTGAGAGCTCGGAGTGGGTGATGGAAAGCACAGTTTGA